CGAAATTGTTAGATACGAGCAAATATTTCCAATCGAGACAAAAACGAGCAATTATATGGAGTGATGCAGGTATCAGTTGGGTTCAGGTAAGTTGTTCATACATATCATATCGAATTTAAAGAAACGAGAACAGAAGTTTCCATATCAACCCATTAATTGGACACGAAACTGGCTAGTAccgtataataaatattattaatacagGGAATTTCTTTGTCAGGCATCCCATGTATCTTGTTTTCGTTTTAACACCCAAAATGtcttatatttctattttctacaCTTCTTAATTTTCAAACTATGAATTTGATGGTAATTTAACTGTGAATGTCCTTGAGAATCTtgaaaatctattaaaataaataactagaTCAAAACCTGACGTTATATTTActacttcatcaaaatatagCCTTGAATATTTCTGAGATGGGTATATTTTTAAGATAGAATTCTCAATAATTTGATAGCATACGAGTAATTTTAACCACggaatattataatttattattatggtTGAATACAACGTtacattacattatttattattccaaCAACGACGAAATATAAAACATTGCTGGCTTTCTATATTACATCTTAATATTCTTGAGCATGCTTTTCTTAAAGTACCTGTATACTGAGGTTTGATGTCGAAACAGtacttattattaatatttgtttggcgATAGTTCTAATatcggttttgtagtataagataaaacactttttttaacaaagaatagtttttaatgaattatatattttccattttggtCAATGAtcttttgccatctttctttcgGCTTCATGATTTCgtgtttataaaatttctggtcGTTATAAGCAAACACTGAATCAAGTGCGATTATaggtgaaagtttgaccatccaagaattctacaaatttcgaaataagtggtaatcagatggtgccagatcagggctgtatggggaATCACTTCCCATCCAAGCTCCAATAGTACAGCAACTGTAACAAACACatgagttgccaaagatgtcgtttttatttgattgctTTATCCAGTTTCATTGATttttgacagtaaacatcagaattgatcgttcaGTTCCTTGGAatcagctcaaaaaacacaatacctttgtaatcccaccaaactgacagcataagcgttttttgctgtttttcatctttcgatgtggtttgtgctggttcgtCGTGTTTTTTCCATGATCATTTTCGAAGTATATTACTGTAAAGAATCCATTTTTCATTatcagtgatgattcttttcaagaaacggtcggttaaacttcgTTTAACGTACATATCGTAAAATTTGATCGTTTGagtaaaatgaatttctttcaattcgtgaggtaCTCAAATATCAAGCTTATTATCTAGCCCAAGACATTTcaagtgtttttcaattgttttgttCGATACATGTAGCCTCGGTCAGACGATCTTCTCCAATTATGACTTTGTTTTGGTCTTCATTAACTTCGGTAGGCTGGCTGATTCTTAAGTGTTTCTTTCACATTTGTGATCATTTGATTTAGCGGATTCCCTGAGATTTTGGTGTATGGTCCTGTTTCGATTAAGTTGTCCACTCTCTCGaaatagtgtattcagtatgaatatcaccaacggttccagaaattccaacttagttacgACACCTTGAGAAGATTTTgtagatataattttaaaaaaaatcatcacaatAGATGAGATTAAGATATTACAATCTTCAAAAAATAGGATGTTCAAGTTCAAGATatcttttttagtttatttttggaTTGGGATTACCATTAGAAGTGGAACATCATGCCATAACATTAGGAACAGTATTCAAAGCATTTTATGAATTACCTACAAATGCCAGTGTATACACACAACCCAGTCTACCAGTTCTAGGGAGAAGTAAAAGATCTACGTCGAGATGGGTTTTATATGAAGTTTTAGAACATATGATAGCAAGGTATGTAGTCATGTATGGAAAATGCGGGTCCGTATGTATGGAATAAACTGTGTGAAAAAAACTGGAATAGATCgatttttattcgaaaattgacaatttacaatatgaaaatattatccccctccagcaccccctctgaattataagaacccaaacgaaaattttgaattggaaaGGGGGTCGTGTGGGATTTTAGAcctctgttcagcaatataaagttttttcaaatttggtgcaatcataactgaaaaaattaaattcaagatataaaattttgataatgtatttaaaacaaaactttacgtTAAATGGagataataatatcaataaatcctCAAAATGACCACCACTGTGTTTGGGTTGGTAGCCCTTATTTTTTGATGGTACagttaatggtgaggtttatctagattttttgattaaattcttAGTGTCTAAATTACAAAGACTTAttcctgatgttaatcatccaaatgagatcGATATATTTACTAGACGTAGCTCCACCGCATTTTGTACGTACAGAAATTATTTGAGCGAGGTTTTTAGCAATAGGTGGATAGAAAGACGAAAAACGATTgaatggccggctagatcccccgatttgactcTTCTTGATCACTTCTTATGGGGTtgctaaagtatattttaataaaccaAACAATgttgctgatttaaaagttaggataacggaagaaattaacaaaataaccctcAAGGTCAAACAAAATGTACGAGAATTCTAAAATCGCCTCCCTCGGTTATTGTAAAAAAGTGAATGGTGGTCGCAATCAAATCAATCATAAagtacattctaaatattatgcgtTATTAGTATATTCATtccattatcaaaattttacatcttaaaaattaattttctcaattatgaTTAAACCAAAGTTTTAGCGTAGTCTACGGAGCTTTCATTTGGTCCAACTATTGTGGCCTTCCCTTCAGAATAACACAAAACACCCGGCTATGCTAAGGGGGATTGTGATTCTTTACTTGCAGTTGTTTTCGGTCATGTCGAAtccgatttaaaaaattttgcatcCCACCGAGTCACCATAAAAGATTGCAAATAATTATTTGCGAATAGTCTAAATCTGGTGCAAGTTTACTCTAGCTAGTTTTAACTGAGATTAACAAGATTTTGGTACGAATTTAGCAGTCACTATAATGATTATAACTTTCACATGACCGAAAAAAATCATGTAGAGTACCCCACTGGGGTATTTATATCAAGGTCAATACCTCGCGGTGAAGATGAATTCTGTATTACAGAGCTGAAAACGCTGAAAACTTTTGGTAAACAATGTGTTAAATGCATATAAAAAGATAAGTTGCCGGATGTCATTAAAAAGTCGTTTTCTCTATTCCTATTTCTCTTTTCCACCTCTATATATTTGAGCTCTTAGTGATGAACAATAAGAGCAGCTCCACCAGGAtgtaaaaatagttgaaaaggCTATATTAGAAGATTACTGCTGGCGTTTAAAGCGAGAAACACTTCTCAATATAAGAGAaaagttaaatatttctttttttctagcGTATATTTAGTATTTTGAAGTGTACCAATATATAAAtagtataatataaataataatatagtttcatcggaattattgaaaatagaatgAAACAATAcgtttattattcaatattataacaaataaatatgaaaattcattatGCAAGTGATGATTCCATCTCTATTCATGTATTAATTTATTCGAATGCTTGTTTTAGGTATAACAATGGAGACGGAAAGTcgtgtattttgaaaaatatctgcGAACTCGCTCATTCTCCTTTGGAACAAAGATCGGGGTTGCTTGCAGAAATAGTTACTGCGATTTTAAAGTGAGCTAccagaattttataaaaaaaatctacatCTTTTGAAAAGTTAAAGATAAATCCAAATTAGAAGTTATTAAGAGGAAAGACGAATGAGTTTTATTTCgttgtttctttttgattttttatatgtgTCATAAGCacatttgcttatttttatttgtataaaaacattgaaagaCACAGcagtatgaaatttttgaaaaattttagttaattttaataattctaaCTATCGAAGAGCCTACTAGGGCTATTAAATTACACGAATCGAGTTCAACACATACGGACATTATAAATCGTACCATTTTGAAGATGCTTAATCGGTTCTTTGAAAGTGGAATTTTTACCAGAAGACAAAAAACTGAAGGACCCAAAGTAAAAACCGTCATTGATGATCATCACCCGAGGCTAACGGTTTGTAGAAATCCTCGTAATACCTGCTGGATCctaggaaaaattttttttcaatacccGAGGTGTTTTGTATCTACCACAATAATCCGtaatgttaatttgaaatttagtcGAGTTTTAAGAATAGTACTACTGAGATCTGCTCATGGGCAGCAAAGATTAGCTTGTGTATTGGTACCCCAACACTGGCGCAATGGAAAGAGGAATGCGATTCCCACAGGAGttatggaacattttgagatagTAGACGAAAACGAATATGGATGAATCTATGGACGTACTTGCATCATATAATTCGCCCCTTTCGAAGAGATACAATAGTAATCAGtcaaagtttttttcatttaccgCTTCTACCTAGGTCGCTCTTTCTAAATTCCAAAGAGATTGCTGGGATCTGTTACAAATAGCAATTGACACGACAATCCGCGATCTTCTTCAATAGCTTTAAAGCAGAAATCGTATATAATTTATTGGGAAACTTGATTAAAAACATGCAGAGGAGTGCTACTATCCTACGTACTAATGGAGgtcacataaaatattttaaagaatctTTTTATCAACTTTCTTGATAAATTctcttgttttattattatacactAGCACTTCATTTAATTCTcagttttttattgtaatatttttctgatttcctaatttatttgaactgatCTTCAGCGGTGGGGTAAATTTATACACAACAATTATTCTAGATTCAACTAacgtacataaaaataattatccattACTTATATAATCAAATCACTACTTTTATAACTActcttctaatttatttgaaattaatagttacttttctatttcgtttcGTTCACAATGACTTATTGTAAGCACAAGTTTATAACAGGAAGAAATTTCGAGAAAgtgaagaaacaaataaataacaaggTCTTTCAAGTAATTGGtgaaaaaaacaatgtaaataaattgcTTGCCACTGTGATAAAACcatgtaaataaaaacaaaatcaaagaCTCCGCCTGTTTCGCCAAGTTATAGACTTCCATTATAGCCAAACAGGATCGGTATTACGGTGCATGTCATGTACGAGTCCGCAACagtattattcatttttagcCTTCAATTGAAGCTTTCAAAATCTAATTTGATTGCTAATATCCTTAACTTTTGAATAGttttcagtgaaatattttcGGTCAACGGAAATAGC
This DNA window, taken from Diorhabda sublineata isolate icDioSubl1.1 chromosome 4, icDioSubl1.1, whole genome shotgun sequence, encodes the following:
- the LOC130442965 gene encoding uncharacterized protein LOC130442965 codes for the protein MSAKFVGSIIAGILFLSLVESKLLDTSKYFQSRQKRAIIWSDAGISWVQFIFGLGLPLEVEHHAITLGTVFKAFYELPTNASVYTQPSLPVLGRSKRSTSRWVLYEVLEHMIARYNNGDGKSCILKNICELAHSPLEQRSGLLAEIVTAILKPSLTEEEFLYPSNMDYVSAEKIGKTAGHCNYHYPNCKLNLLEQYSRFLK